The DNA segment CGGAGGATCGCCTGGAGTCTCCGTTGACTCCATCTCCTTCGCCTTCACAATCGCCGGAAAACCCCGAGGATCGAGATTCGTTGTCGCCTTCACAATCGCCCTTTTTCTCTCTTAGCAAAACGATGCGTTTCACTTTTGAATATACCATTAGAAGCCTTCACTCTTCAAGtgagattttttttcctttacaaGGTTTTAAGTTTTAGTGCTAATTAGGATTTTCAAGTTGCCTCaccatttcgtttttttttcttatataaattagaaAGAGGAAGTCTCTGCTGTAAAATACATACATTATGAAGAATACAGAAACCTTCTGTCCAAGAAAGATCCTGCATATGTGCCTTATGATCTAAATGGATATGGAAAACTATTTCACATAATCAGACAGAGGTACACATAAACTCTTATTAGTCTTTCCtgagtaatttattttttcgtttCTGGTCATCTCTAATATATTCCATGATGTGTATTAACACCATCAAATGAGAAATTTGTGTGACATATCCATTTCTAAGCTAAAGGTTTAATATAGAAAGTTCTTATCTCACAAAATATTGTTTCTTCTTGCTGTAGGTGTCAAGTGAACACTGAGGCTCGTAGTTTATCTTTGCAGAAGCAACTTCAGAGATATTCTCCTGTCACCCTCGAAGCAAATGTATAAACTTGTCACATATATTACTATGATTTTTCTTGTTTCAAGTGTACCACAAAACTCATCTTTTCTTGACTATGCAGCTGACTGAACTCTCTGAGGCAGATCAGAAAGCGCTGGGTCTAATCTTGAAGGCTGCAAAAGTTATTGACGATATTTTCTATGAGcaggttttgttgatttgtagTTTGAACTTTCTGTTCTGTTTGTGAACATGAGATCTCATGGCTGAACTTAAAACTAAACTAGATAAGTTGTCTGTTATCCTAAACAGCTCTGGCACAGCAATCCAGCTCTAAGAGATTGGCTGAAGGAGCATGCAAATGCATCAGAACTGGACACATTAAAATGGAAATACTTCCTGATCAACAAAAGTCCATGGTGAGTCTCATTGAAATGGCTTTGTTACAACAAGGTGTCTGTTATTACAAGTTGCAAAAGATGTTGTTGTCATGAACATAATTCATTTAACATATTGTAATTGATGTGTTTACCTCATGACAATTAGGAGAGATCAGTACAAGAGATTGATGTTTAGTTTCACATAAAATTGTAGGTCGTCTTTGGATGAAAATGAACCATACTTGAGTACGGCTGATTCAGCTGCAAAGTTTCTTCCTGAAGCAACGAAACCTATTGATGGCTGGAAGGGTATTGAATATAGAGCAGCCTTTCCTTTGACTAAACCACCTGGTGGCAATTTCTATCCTCCGGATATGGATAAAATGGTACACACTATCacaatgtttgatttttgttttccatttttttgtaacacatggTAAGAAATGTGTTTTgaaaatcttataggagttcaCCTCATGGCTCAGTAGTCTCACGGAAGAGCAAAAGCGTGCTGCAACAGGATTTTTCAGTGTTATAAAAAGACGAAGTGAAGCTAACTTAGATGCTTCTCTATCTGACCATCTCTCTGACTCTAACTCCGATCTGTATAGTAGTCCCTATTCAGAGATATACCAACCTTTTCTCACAAAAGCTTCTGAACTTTTGCACAAAGCTGGAGACTTGGTCACTTCACAAAGGTAAAATGACATACAGTTTCTTGTCTTTACcataataaaagatattttccCATTCGGTTGGCTTTGTGTATTGAAGTAGTTTATAATGTTTTTCCATTAGTTTGAAGAAGCTGCTGCACAGTAAAGCTGAAGCCTTCCTTTCAAATGACTACTATGAGTCAGACATTGCATGGATGGACTTGGTACCTCTTCTTTGCCCATTCATGTTCATAGATAAAGTAGTGTTTAATAAGTCCGAAGAGGATTGTTCTCTAGCTATTTTATTATCAAGTCTGCAATTTGTTGGAGATTGATATTCACACCTCTATCAACTTCTGTAGGATTCAAAGTTGGATATTACCATTGGTCCATATGAGACATACGAAGATGAAATGTTTGGTTACAAGGTAAGAATCTCCATAAAAATTTCCCTTTGCAGTGATCTATGCCCTTGTACATTAATTTTCTTGACAATCAACTTCTTTAACCATCTGTATTTTATTCTTTGCATGATATCTCTctctaatattatttattttcatcacAGGCTTCATTTGAGGCCTTCATCGGCATCCGAGATGATAAAGCCACAGCTGATCTGAAACTCTTTGGTGACAATCTAAAGGTACATTCCTCTTTTTTCAGCTTCGATCAAATAATGCTCCATTTGCttacattttccattttctcTGAGTTCAATGTTTCATTTTCACTTTCTGATAGCTATTGGAAGACAATCTCCCGCTTGACAGTGTATACAAGTCAAAAGATGTGTCTGCTGCTCCTATTCGGGTCATCCAGTTAATTTACAATTCCGGAGTAAGTATCCGAACATGATCCAAGAGAGGAGAGAAAAAGTAGCCTTGTCTTGTCTTTTATTTGACTTGTTCCTTGATTGTGACAGGATGTGAACGGTCCTCAGACTGTTGCCTTCAATTTGCCCAACGATGAGAAAATCGTCAAAGAAAGAGGAACATCAATGGTTATGCTCAAAAACGTTCAAGAAGCAAAGTAATGTTCCCTTTTCTTCCTCCATGTTTTCATCTACAAACGCATTACTCTTTATTAAGCCTTTTTTGTTTTTCCAGGTTTGAACATATTC comes from the Brassica napus cultivar Da-Ae chromosome A7, Da-Ae, whole genome shotgun sequence genome and includes:
- the LOC106354803 gene encoding nudix hydrolase 3 isoform X1, translated to MVEEHFDVLTNSGEKTGVSKPRSKVHQDGDYHRAVNVWIFVESTQELVLQRRSDDKDSWPGRWDISSAGHISAGDPSLISAQRELEEELGIKLPKDAFEKLFVFLQECVLNDGKFINNEFNDVYLVTILHPIPLEAFTLQKEEVSAVKYIHYEEYRNLLSKKDPAYVPYDLNGYGKLFHIIRQRCQVNTEARSLSLQKQLQRYSPVTLEANLTELSEADQKALGLILKAAKVIDDIFYEQLWHSNPALRDWLKEHANASELDTLKWKYFLINKSPWSSLDENEPYLSTADSAAKFLPEATKPIDGWKGIEYRAAFPLTKPPGGNFYPPDMDKMEFTSWLSSLTEEQKRAATGFFSVIKRRSEANLDASLSDHLSDSNSDLYSSPYSEIYQPFLTKASELLHKAGDLVTSQSLKKLLHSKAEAFLSNDYYESDIAWMDLDSKLDITIGPYETYEDEMFGYKASFEAFIGIRDDKATADLKLFGDNLKLLEDNLPLDSVYKSKDVSAAPIRVIQLIYNSGDVNGPQTVAFNLPNDEKIVKERGTSMVMLKNVQEAKFEHILKPIAEIIISKEQRGLVDFDSFFTHTICHECCHGIGPHSITLPDGRTSSVRKELQDVYSAVEEAKADIVGLWALKFLITKGLLSKSMEESMYVSFLAGCFRSIRFGLTEAHGKGQALQFNWLYEKGAFVFHKDSTFSVDFTKIEDAVESLSREILTIQGRGDKNAATLLLNKYCTITGPLKTALEKLESVKVPVDISPTFPLAKTLLN
- the LOC106354803 gene encoding nudix hydrolase 3 isoform X3; translated protein: MKEEVSAVKYIHYEEYRNLLSKKDPAYVPYDLNGYGKLFHIIRQRCQVNTEARSLSLQKQLQRYSPVTLEANLTELSEADQKALGLILKAAKVIDDIFYEQLWHSNPALRDWLKEHANASELDTLKWKYFLINKSPWSSLDENEPYLSTADSAAKFLPEATKPIDGWKGIEYRAAFPLTKPPGGNFYPPDMDKMEFTSWLSSLTEEQKRAATGFFSVIKRRSEANLDASLSDHLSDSNSDLYSSPYSEIYQPFLTKASELLHKAGDLVTSQSLKKLLHSKAEAFLSNDYYESDIAWMDLDSKLDITIGPYETYEDEMFGYKASFEAFIGIRDDKATADLKLFGDNLKLLEDNLPLDSVYKSKDVSAAPIRVIQLIYNSGDVNGPQTVAFNLPNDEKIVKERGTSMVMLKNVQEAKFEHILKPIAEIIISKEQRGLVDFDSFFTHTICHECCHGIGPHSITLPDGRTSSVRKELQDVYSAVEEAKADIVGLWALKFLITKGLLSKSMEESMYVSFLAGCFRSIRFGLTEAHGKGQALQFNWLYEKGAFVFHKDSTFSVDFTKIEDAVESLSREILTIQGRGDKNAATLLLNKYCTITGPLKTALEKLESVKVPVDISPTFPLAKTLLN
- the LOC106354803 gene encoding nudix hydrolase 3 isoform X2, with product MVEEHFDVLTNSGEKTGVSKPRSKVHQDGDYHRAVNVWIFVESTQELVLQRRSDDKDSWPGRWDISSAGHISAGDPSLISAQRELEEELGIKLPKDAFEKLFVFLQEWCQVNTEARSLSLQKQLQRYSPVTLEANLTELSEADQKALGLILKAAKVIDDIFYEQLWHSNPALRDWLKEHANASELDTLKWKYFLINKSPWSSLDENEPYLSTADSAAKFLPEATKPIDGWKGIEYRAAFPLTKPPGGNFYPPDMDKMEFTSWLSSLTEEQKRAATGFFSVIKRRSEANLDASLSDHLSDSNSDLYSSPYSEIYQPFLTKASELLHKAGDLVTSQSLKKLLHSKAEAFLSNDYYESDIAWMDLDSKLDITIGPYETYEDEMFGYKASFEAFIGIRDDKATADLKLFGDNLKLLEDNLPLDSVYKSKDVSAAPIRVIQLIYNSGDVNGPQTVAFNLPNDEKIVKERGTSMVMLKNVQEAKFEHILKPIAEIIISKEQRGLVDFDSFFTHTICHECCHGIGPHSITLPDGRTSSVRKELQDVYSAVEEAKADIVGLWALKFLITKGLLSKSMEESMYVSFLAGCFRSIRFGLTEAHGKGQALQFNWLYEKGAFVFHKDSTFSVDFTKIEDAVESLSREILTIQGRGDKNAATLLLNKYCTITGPLKTALEKLESVKVPVDISPTFPLAKTLLN